A stretch of Natronococcus sp. CG52 DNA encodes these proteins:
- a CDS encoding precorrin-8X methylmutase, whose translation MTDGEQTFEEEYADLGATTQNAMDIAETSMDIVRQFVPDETLADRIRQKSVHSMGDIEFQHLLEFTGGDDLGDDEDAPVRAGARAVLDEATIVTDITMSEAGITGRGHDCEKRKAIGNGAELAKETGMTRTAASVLELDKRGVYDGAIAVIGNAPTAAFALADCVENGTRPAAIVATPVGFVKAEESRQRIREISEAYDVPAITNVGRRGGSGLAAALTNELIHVAKDVRTDDLELDLTAETRAANSSDGDGEDR comes from the coding sequence ATGACTGACGGCGAGCAGACCTTCGAGGAGGAGTACGCCGATCTCGGCGCGACGACGCAGAACGCGATGGACATCGCGGAGACGAGCATGGACATCGTCCGGCAGTTCGTCCCCGACGAGACGCTGGCCGACCGGATTCGACAGAAGTCGGTCCACTCGATGGGCGACATCGAGTTCCAACACTTGCTCGAGTTCACCGGCGGGGACGACCTCGGCGACGACGAGGACGCGCCGGTCCGCGCCGGCGCCCGCGCGGTGCTCGACGAGGCGACCATCGTGACGGACATCACGATGTCCGAGGCCGGGATCACCGGCCGCGGCCACGACTGCGAGAAGCGCAAGGCGATCGGCAACGGCGCCGAACTCGCGAAGGAGACGGGGATGACCCGGACCGCCGCCTCGGTGCTCGAACTCGACAAGCGGGGCGTCTACGACGGCGCGATCGCCGTGATCGGAAACGCACCGACGGCGGCGTTCGCGCTCGCGGACTGCGTCGAGAACGGCACCCGACCGGCCGCGATCGTCGCGACCCCCGTCGGCTTCGTCAAGGCCGAGGAGAGCCGCCAGCGCATCCGCGAGATCAGCGAGGCGTACGACGTCCCGGCCATCACCAACGTCGGCCGGCGCGGCGGCAGCGGACTCGCAGCCGCGCTGACGAACGAGCTGATCCACGTCGCGAAGGACGTTCGGACCGACGACCTCGAGTTGGATCTCACGGCCGAGACTCGAGCGGCAAACAGTAGTGACGGAGACGGCGAGGACCGATGA
- a CDS encoding cobalt-precorrin-7 (C(5))-methyltransferase — MSGEYDLDAGPDPATFAAGSPERDVDEETDEPVYAVGVGPGNLEYLTPRGERAIREADVVVGFTTVVEFVEDLTDADLLTCGYRDEAEALEEFGERVAAGESGTAVAMGDPNHSGYQFVGKVQDAVEHGSTSPDSHARQDAGRRDASSEPSVAGAPEDAVERAAPDRPVRIVPGISSLQMAASRARTPMEDAEFVTLHKSGDLAADMDRLASAVHDRHLLVLPRPYDRMPGDVAAFLLENGAEPDLEALVLEKLTHEDEEIHRFTLAELSEHAGGDGRAETPFSDLVVLAVRQPV, encoded by the coding sequence ATGAGCGGCGAGTACGACCTCGACGCGGGGCCGGATCCGGCGACGTTCGCGGCGGGGAGTCCGGAGCGGGACGTCGACGAAGAGACCGACGAGCCGGTCTACGCCGTCGGCGTCGGTCCGGGGAACCTCGAGTACCTCACCCCTCGAGGCGAGCGAGCCATTCGGGAGGCCGACGTCGTCGTCGGCTTCACCACGGTCGTCGAGTTCGTCGAGGACCTGACGGACGCCGACCTGCTGACCTGCGGCTACAGGGACGAGGCCGAGGCGCTCGAGGAGTTCGGCGAGCGCGTCGCCGCCGGCGAGTCGGGAACCGCCGTCGCGATGGGCGATCCCAACCACTCCGGCTACCAGTTCGTCGGAAAGGTGCAGGACGCCGTCGAGCACGGCTCGACGAGCCCTGACTCGCACGCTCGTCAGGACGCCGGAAGACGCGACGCGTCTTCCGAGCCCTCGGTCGCTGGCGCTCCCGAGGATGCGGTCGAGCGTGCGGCCCCCGATCGGCCGGTCCGAATCGTCCCCGGAATCTCGTCGCTCCAGATGGCCGCGAGTCGGGCCCGAACGCCGATGGAGGACGCCGAGTTCGTCACGCTCCACAAGAGCGGCGACCTCGCAGCCGACATGGACCGCCTCGCCTCCGCCGTCCACGACCGGCACCTCCTCGTGTTGCCCCGGCCCTACGATCGGATGCCAGGCGATGTCGCCGCGTTCCTGCTCGAGAACGGTGCGGAGCCGGACCTCGAGGCGTTGGTACTCGAGAAGCTGACCCACGAGGACGAGGAGATTCATCGGTTCACGCTGGCCGAGCTATCGGAGCACGCCGGCGGGGACGGACGAGCGGAGACGCCGTTCTCCGATCTGGTGGTGCTCGCGGTGCGACAGCCGGTGTAA
- a CDS encoding DUF1802 family protein: MSEATEAADAAAIPALKERAGVVNALADGTQTALVRHPTLDPGTIDDRFVLYPAYSHQEPDRYRPDREAYYHRSSTKPDGGVPIRAVAEVREEYRVSSDDLEALARHYVYSPDGLREKYDPDGELRVLLLRVAELESPRLVEERGEYRGCRAWIELVDDVEVDRASATPVLDDVAFAERRAAIRSALE, encoded by the coding sequence GTGAGCGAAGCTACGGAGGCCGCGGACGCGGCTGCGATACCCGCACTGAAGGAACGCGCCGGCGTCGTCAACGCGCTCGCCGACGGTACACAGACGGCGCTCGTTCGCCATCCGACCCTCGACCCGGGTACGATCGACGACCGGTTCGTCCTCTATCCGGCCTACAGCCACCAGGAGCCCGACCGCTATCGGCCCGACCGCGAGGCGTACTACCACCGGTCGAGCACCAAACCCGACGGCGGCGTTCCGATCCGTGCCGTCGCAGAGGTCCGCGAGGAGTACCGTGTCTCGAGCGACGACCTCGAGGCGCTCGCCCGACACTACGTCTACAGCCCCGACGGACTGCGAGAGAAGTACGATCCGGACGGCGAACTGCGCGTGCTGTTGCTCCGGGTCGCCGAACTCGAGTCGCCGCGGCTCGTCGAGGAGCGAGGGGAGTACCGCGGCTGTCGCGCCTGGATCGAACTGGTCGACGACGTCGAGGTCGATCGCGCGTCGGCAACGCCGGTGCTGGACGACGTGGCCTTCGCCGAGCGCCGGGCGGCGATCCGGAGCGCGCTCGAGTAA
- a CDS encoding cobyrinic acid a,c-diamide synthase — translation MNGFVLGGVSSGVGKTVATLSIVQALEDAGYAVQPAKAGPDFIDPSHHEAIAGRPSRTLDLWLCGEEGLRRNYARGEGDICVVEGVMGLYDGDGSSTAMVAEALDLPVVLVVDAKAGMESVAATALGFREYADAIGRDVDVAGIVAQRAHGGRHEQGIRDALPDDLEYFGRIPPNGDLEIPDRHLGLEMGEEAALPREALREAAETLEAERLAAVASEPPTAELTDAESEPVDARIAVASDAAFCFRYPATIERFRERAELVTFSPVSGDPVPDCDGVYLPGGYPELHVADLEAGGTLSELGERAIEGLPVFGECGGLMAMSRSLTTADGERGEMAGILPADVTMHDRYRALDHAELEAVDGTLTARAGESIRGHEFHYSSADVDDDARFAFETVRGDGIDGEHDGLVEHESLGTYVHVHPESGAFNRFLEEIRR, via the coding sequence ATGAACGGGTTCGTCCTCGGCGGCGTCAGCTCCGGCGTCGGGAAGACCGTGGCGACGCTGTCGATCGTACAGGCGCTCGAGGACGCCGGATACGCCGTCCAGCCCGCGAAGGCGGGACCGGACTTCATCGATCCGAGCCACCACGAGGCGATCGCGGGTCGACCATCTCGCACTCTCGATCTCTGGCTCTGCGGTGAGGAGGGCCTCCGCCGTAACTACGCACGCGGTGAGGGAGATATCTGCGTCGTCGAGGGAGTCATGGGCCTGTACGACGGCGACGGCTCGAGCACGGCGATGGTCGCGGAGGCGCTCGACCTCCCGGTCGTCCTCGTCGTCGACGCGAAGGCCGGCATGGAGAGCGTCGCGGCGACGGCGCTGGGCTTTCGCGAGTACGCCGATGCGATCGGACGTGACGTCGACGTCGCGGGGATCGTCGCCCAGCGCGCCCACGGCGGCCGCCACGAGCAGGGAATCCGGGACGCGCTCCCCGACGACCTCGAGTACTTCGGCCGGATCCCGCCCAACGGCGACCTCGAGATTCCCGACCGCCACCTCGGCCTCGAGATGGGCGAGGAGGCAGCACTCCCGCGAGAGGCGCTGCGAGAAGCGGCCGAGACGCTCGAGGCCGAACGGCTGGCCGCGGTCGCGAGCGAACCGCCGACCGCGGAACTGACGGACGCCGAATCGGAGCCGGTCGACGCTCGAATCGCCGTCGCCAGCGACGCGGCCTTCTGCTTCCGGTATCCGGCGACGATCGAACGGTTCCGCGAGCGGGCCGAACTGGTGACGTTCTCGCCCGTTTCCGGCGATCCGGTACCCGACTGCGACGGCGTCTACCTTCCCGGAGGGTACCCGGAACTGCACGTCGCCGACCTCGAGGCCGGCGGAACCCTGTCGGAACTCGGCGAGCGCGCGATCGAGGGGCTGCCGGTGTTCGGCGAGTGCGGCGGCCTGATGGCCATGTCCCGGTCGCTGACGACCGCCGACGGCGAGCGCGGGGAGATGGCAGGCATCCTCCCGGCCGACGTGACCATGCACGACCGCTACCGGGCGCTCGATCACGCCGAACTCGAGGCGGTCGACGGGACGCTGACCGCCCGCGCCGGCGAGTCGATCCGCGGCCACGAGTTCCACTACTCGAGCGCGGACGTCGACGACGACGCCAGATTCGCCTTCGAAACCGTTCGCGGCGACGGCATCGACGGCGAACACGACGGGCTGGTCGAGCACGAGTCGCTCGGCACCTACGTCCACGTCCACCCCGAGAGCGGGGCGTTCAATCGGTTCCTCGAGGAGATACGTCGCTGA
- a CDS encoding glycosyltransferase: MGGVTPATVILPTTGWNDACEEVAEQLRPRDVLLVVCDGPIESVVERVDDYPDNVRLVVAGEPEGCSGKANAIAAGMEAAETDRIVWTDDDFHHPSDWLEGLRADYDRRGPTSELPVFIGQDPLAAVLEPTYAISGTLAVYLADIPWGGSLVFERVDLDDEAAFLADLRRTVSDDGLLMEYVDFTTVKRTRRVEIGGSIRDTLENQVRFAQIIRRHDPTGTAVQAAIGAVLAVGCVLFPLPALTLTTFWMAGVYAAFGIRRWTFLAAYPVVLAAIPLLVYGLTRHSFVWGGRRYRWDDKFDVTVESE; encoded by the coding sequence ATGGGAGGTGTCACGCCAGCAACCGTTATCCTGCCGACCACGGGGTGGAACGACGCTTGCGAGGAGGTCGCCGAACAGCTCCGACCGAGGGACGTACTCCTCGTCGTCTGCGACGGGCCGATCGAGTCGGTCGTCGAGCGCGTCGACGACTATCCCGACAACGTCAGGCTGGTCGTCGCCGGCGAGCCCGAGGGTTGTTCCGGGAAGGCGAACGCGATCGCGGCCGGGATGGAAGCGGCCGAAACCGATCGGATCGTCTGGACGGACGACGACTTTCACCATCCGTCGGACTGGCTCGAGGGGTTGCGCGCCGATTACGACCGGCGCGGTCCGACCTCCGAGCTTCCGGTTTTCATCGGTCAGGACCCCCTCGCCGCGGTGCTCGAGCCGACGTACGCCATCAGCGGAACGCTCGCCGTCTACCTCGCGGACATTCCGTGGGGTGGATCTCTCGTCTTCGAACGCGTCGATCTCGACGACGAGGCGGCGTTCCTCGCGGACCTTCGCCGAACGGTGAGCGACGACGGCCTCCTCATGGAGTACGTCGATTTCACGACCGTCAAGCGGACCCGACGCGTCGAAATCGGCGGCTCGATTCGCGATACGCTCGAAAATCAGGTCCGGTTCGCGCAGATCATCCGCCGACACGACCCGACGGGCACCGCCGTTCAGGCGGCCATCGGAGCCGTACTGGCCGTCGGATGCGTCCTGTTTCCGCTCCCTGCGTTGACACTGACAACGTTTTGGATGGCCGGCGTCTACGCCGCGTTCGGCATTCGGCGGTGGACGTTCCTCGCGGCGTACCCGGTGGTGTTGGCGGCGATCCCCCTTCTGGTGTACGGGCTGACCCGCCACTCGTTCGTCTGGGGCGGCCGACGGTACCGGTGGGACGATAAGTTCGACGTCACCGTCGAATCCGAGTAG
- the cbiT gene encoding precorrin-6Y C5,15-methyltransferase (decarboxylating) subunit CbiT, which yields MPPIALPHDAKAGPTKPEVRAVVLSKLALTGDDHFAEVGSCTGAVTIEAAQRVGRVTALERKGERLETTEKNLAANEDAVRADVELRNAEAPEGLPADADALFLGGSRNFEAVLDHAAETGVDRIVMNVSRIEVAGRATEAFRERDLLEDVVQFQVSHGYELAGATSFDSDNPVYMLVGSATPAGDDDEDGGATVAAGGTGGVDG from the coding sequence ATGCCACCCATCGCGCTGCCACACGACGCGAAGGCCGGGCCGACCAAGCCGGAGGTCCGCGCCGTCGTCCTTTCGAAACTCGCGCTCACCGGGGACGACCACTTCGCGGAGGTCGGCTCCTGTACCGGCGCCGTCACGATCGAGGCCGCACAGCGGGTCGGCCGCGTCACCGCGCTCGAGCGGAAAGGCGAACGACTCGAGACGACCGAGAAGAACCTCGCCGCGAACGAGGACGCGGTTCGAGCCGACGTCGAACTTCGCAACGCGGAGGCGCCCGAGGGGCTGCCCGCAGACGCCGACGCGCTCTTCCTCGGCGGCAGCCGCAACTTCGAGGCCGTACTCGACCACGCCGCGGAGACGGGCGTCGACCGCATCGTGATGAACGTCTCCCGGATCGAGGTCGCCGGCAGGGCGACCGAGGCGTTCCGCGAGCGGGACCTGCTCGAGGACGTCGTCCAGTTCCAGGTGAGCCACGGCTACGAACTGGCCGGCGCGACGAGTTTCGACTCCGACAACCCGGTCTACATGCTGGTCGGCAGTGCGACGCCGGCGGGAGACGACGACGAAGATGGCGGCGCGACGGTCGCCGCAGGCGGAACCGGAGGGGTCGACGGGTGA
- a CDS encoding cobalt-factor II C(20)-methyltransferase gives MTLYGVGLGPGEADLVTVRGKRVLEEADVVYSPGRLSRTVALEHVSEERIGDLDFPMTKDEEKLRSAWKEAAAEIAPNARDGDVAFVTLGDPNVYSTFGHLRRTIDAFHPDVDLEIVPGVSAVTAFATALDVEIEAGAGLSLREAANGHSPTGPDRMILFKVTDAPATHEGLVDAGYEVTYGRRLFMEQGETLVTDDPAEIDERDYYTLAYAEKADLEVEQATAAFRTDDDDADGSSSGGKSNGSEPVADGGEPSETRRTSEDPRSSGSDRSADLERAEGCEHGDCGGHDHE, from the coding sequence GTGACCCTTTACGGCGTCGGACTCGGACCCGGCGAGGCCGACCTCGTGACGGTCCGCGGGAAACGGGTACTCGAGGAGGCCGACGTGGTCTACTCGCCGGGCCGACTCTCCCGGACCGTCGCGCTCGAGCACGTTTCCGAGGAGCGCATCGGGGATCTCGACTTCCCGATGACGAAAGACGAGGAGAAGCTGCGAAGCGCGTGGAAGGAGGCTGCGGCGGAGATCGCACCGAACGCTCGCGACGGCGACGTCGCCTTCGTCACGCTGGGCGATCCGAACGTCTACTCCACGTTCGGCCACCTGCGCCGGACGATCGACGCCTTCCACCCCGACGTGGACCTCGAGATCGTCCCCGGCGTCAGCGCCGTGACGGCGTTCGCGACCGCGCTGGACGTCGAGATCGAGGCCGGCGCGGGCCTCTCGCTTCGGGAGGCCGCGAACGGCCACAGCCCGACGGGGCCGGACCGGATGATCCTCTTCAAGGTCACCGACGCGCCGGCGACCCACGAGGGGCTCGTCGACGCCGGCTACGAGGTGACCTACGGCCGACGGCTGTTCATGGAACAGGGTGAGACCCTGGTGACGGACGACCCCGCGGAGATCGACGAGCGCGACTACTACACGCTGGCCTACGCCGAGAAGGCGGATCTCGAGGTCGAGCAGGCGACGGCGGCGTTCAGGACGGACGACGACGACGCGGACGGCAGTTCGAGCGGTGGGAAGTCGAACGGGAGCGAGCCGGTCGCCGACGGTGGTGAGCCGAGTGAAACGAGGCGAACGTCGGAAGACCCGCGGTCTTCCGGAAGTGACCGGAGCGCGGACCTCGAGCGCGCCGAGGGCTGCGAACACGGCGACTGCGGAGGACACGATCATGAGTGA
- a CDS encoding cobalt-precorrin-4/precorrin-4 C(11)-methyltransferase: MSDETTETDGGTGENDPQDAIDAQGDRRREELDDRIFEHSAGDEQEGVPFVGAGPGNPRLLTVAGKELLEEADLVVHAGSLVNSELLDEYCDHAELVNSVGKDLEELIPLMRDAYEEGQNVVRLHSGDPAIYGAALEQMDALEYEGVPTHFVPGVTSAFAASATLRTQLTLNEVSNHVAFTRPQGKTLSPEEDHISDFVEMGDVTTCIYLGTHAVRDTMDRLLEDGHDPETPVAVIYHASWPDEDVIVGSIGDIADRVEEAGYRASALVVIGDAVTGAGYERSYLYGDWANRGSSGSSGETEASDD, encoded by the coding sequence ATGAGTGACGAGACGACGGAGACGGACGGCGGCACCGGGGAGAACGATCCGCAGGACGCGATCGACGCGCAGGGGGATCGCCGCCGGGAGGAACTGGACGATCGAATATTCGAGCACAGCGCCGGCGACGAACAGGAGGGGGTCCCGTTCGTCGGCGCCGGTCCCGGCAACCCGCGGCTGCTGACGGTCGCCGGGAAGGAGCTTCTCGAGGAGGCCGACCTCGTGGTCCACGCCGGCTCGCTGGTCAACAGCGAACTCCTGGACGAGTACTGCGACCACGCCGAACTCGTCAACTCCGTGGGGAAAGACCTCGAGGAGCTGATTCCCCTCATGCGGGACGCCTACGAGGAGGGCCAGAACGTGGTTCGGCTCCACAGCGGCGACCCCGCCATCTACGGGGCGGCCCTCGAGCAGATGGACGCCTTAGAGTACGAGGGCGTCCCGACCCACTTCGTTCCGGGCGTCACCTCGGCGTTCGCGGCCAGCGCGACGCTGCGGACGCAGCTGACGCTCAACGAGGTCTCGAACCACGTCGCGTTCACCCGGCCGCAGGGCAAGACTCTGAGCCCGGAGGAGGACCACATCTCCGACTTCGTCGAGATGGGCGACGTGACGACCTGCATCTACCTCGGGACCCACGCGGTCCGGGACACGATGGATCGCCTGCTCGAGGACGGCCACGACCCCGAGACGCCGGTCGCGGTGATCTACCACGCCTCCTGGCCGGACGAGGACGTCATCGTCGGCTCGATCGGCGACATCGCGGACAGGGTCGAGGAGGCGGGCTACCGCGCCTCGGCGCTGGTCGTCATCGGCGACGCCGTGACCGGCGCGGGCTACGAGCGATCCTACCTCTACGGCGACTGGGCCAATCGCGGTTCTTCGGGAAGTTCGGGCGAGACGGAGGCCAGCGATGACTGA
- the cbiG gene encoding cobalt-precorrin 5A hydrolase has protein sequence MSSGSKNADGTDDSSTDSDGGHCSTPDSDGEVAEEIAIVSFGRKMDTAEEIKAEIGDRYEAIEILEYHGDVFEEHWGEYDCFIGLMASGIAMRKTAHLLDDKWDDPAICVVDEELTWAIPITGGHHGANQVAQDLATMGAVPAMTTASEAAGKQGVESRAKAMDTHVVNGDSTVKTNLAVLDDNLGPVARLDGPRAVLVGDDVTVLKRNKDDGIVLGTGSVSGASKESFLAAWEEALEETEYDFDDVEFVGTATRKEEEEGLLEAARELDLGVVAFDKETLLAHEGPTPSKSKELIGWPGVSEASAIAGGAERELVLEKIGYENEVTVAIGR, from the coding sequence ATGAGTTCAGGCAGCAAGAACGCGGACGGGACGGACGACTCGAGCACAGATTCGGACGGCGGACACTGCTCCACGCCGGATTCGGACGGCGAGGTGGCCGAAGAGATCGCGATCGTCTCCTTCGGACGGAAGATGGACACCGCCGAGGAGATCAAAGCGGAGATCGGCGATCGCTACGAGGCGATCGAGATCCTCGAGTACCACGGCGACGTCTTCGAGGAGCACTGGGGCGAGTACGACTGCTTCATCGGTCTGATGGCCTCGGGAATCGCGATGCGCAAGACGGCCCACCTGCTCGACGACAAGTGGGACGATCCCGCGATCTGCGTGGTCGACGAGGAACTGACGTGGGCCATCCCGATCACGGGCGGTCACCACGGTGCGAACCAGGTCGCACAGGACCTGGCGACGATGGGTGCCGTGCCGGCGATGACGACCGCCTCCGAGGCCGCGGGCAAGCAGGGCGTCGAGTCCCGAGCGAAGGCGATGGACACCCACGTCGTCAACGGCGACTCGACCGTGAAGACGAACCTCGCCGTCCTCGACGACAACCTCGGTCCCGTCGCCCGTCTCGACGGACCGCGTGCGGTGCTCGTCGGCGACGACGTAACCGTTCTCAAACGCAACAAGGACGACGGCATCGTGCTCGGAACGGGCAGCGTCTCCGGGGCGAGCAAGGAGTCGTTCCTCGCCGCCTGGGAGGAAGCGCTCGAGGAGACGGAGTACGACTTCGACGACGTCGAGTTCGTCGGTACCGCGACCCGGAAGGAAGAGGAGGAGGGACTGCTTGAGGCAGCCCGGGAACTCGACCTCGGCGTCGTCGCCTTCGACAAGGAGACCCTGCTCGCACACGAGGGGCCGACGCCCTCGAAGTCCAAGGAGTTGATCGGCTGGCCGGGCGTCTCCGAGGCCTCCGCCATCGCCGGCGGAGCCGAGCGGGAGCTGGTGCTCGAAAAGATCGGGTACGAGAACGAGGTTACGGTGGCGATCGGTCGATGA
- a CDS encoding precorrin-3B C(17)-methyltransferase, giving the protein MSSDAEPAETSANADPTTGGTPDDHGTLYVVGIGPGLPDHMTVKAKRVIESADVVIASSLYQTFLRDDGTLPSEERTDDEGIATREDGFEQEIVRSTMGRQIELAQAAFDFVREGKDVAHVSGGDPSVYGKSDLVFKMAEEEDATDVPIEIVPGLTAALGGSANVGAPLCNDFCTISLSDKWRGWDEIEEKLRAAAISDFVIVLYNCWRNYEQAVEIVREERTDDARVAIVNDAGRADAGRNGESEFITTLGEAADHDDRVSGMGTSLIIGNHETETWSNDDRTYLVTPRGGRDVDDF; this is encoded by the coding sequence ATGAGTTCCGACGCCGAACCTGCGGAGACGAGTGCGAACGCCGACCCGACGACCGGGGGCACTCCCGACGATCACGGGACCCTCTACGTCGTCGGCATCGGCCCCGGTCTGCCGGATCACATGACGGTGAAGGCCAAACGAGTTATCGAGTCCGCCGACGTCGTCATCGCCTCGAGTCTCTATCAGACGTTCCTCCGGGACGACGGCACGCTCCCCTCCGAGGAACGGACCGACGACGAGGGTATCGCCACCCGCGAGGACGGCTTCGAACAGGAGATCGTTCGCTCAACGATGGGACGCCAGATCGAACTCGCTCAAGCGGCGTTCGACTTCGTCCGCGAGGGGAAAGACGTCGCCCACGTCTCCGGCGGCGACCCGTCGGTGTACGGTAAGTCCGACCTCGTCTTCAAAATGGCCGAGGAGGAGGACGCAACGGATGTGCCGATCGAGATCGTTCCCGGCCTAACCGCAGCACTCGGCGGGTCAGCGAACGTCGGCGCGCCGCTGTGTAACGACTTCTGTACGATCTCGCTGTCGGACAAGTGGCGCGGCTGGGACGAGATCGAGGAGAAGCTGCGCGCGGCGGCGATCTCGGACTTCGTGATCGTCCTCTACAACTGCTGGCGCAACTACGAGCAGGCGGTCGAGATCGTCCGCGAGGAGCGGACCGACGACGCCCGCGTGGCGATCGTCAACGACGCCGGCCGCGCCGACGCCGGCCGGAACGGCGAGAGCGAGTTCATCACCACGCTCGGCGAGGCCGCCGACCACGACGACAGGGTGTCGGGGATGGGTACCTCGCTCATCATCGGCAACCACGAGACCGAGACCTGGAGCAACGACGACCGAACGTACCTCGTCACCCCCCGCGGCGGGCGTGACGTCGACGACTTCTAA
- the cobJ gene encoding precorrin-3B C(17)-methyltransferase, whose protein sequence is MSTDTNADTDAESSSKCGASTSETETEPETGTNASSGSKCGASSSSSSGSKCGASNSDDESDSHEQEVGATVADFDAEPGQLTAVGLGPGHPEGMTERAKTALLEADHIVGYTTYIELIPDEITEQADEIYDTPMCGEVSRTEESIDRTLAGNDVAIVGSGDPNVYALAGLALEILESKGATASMVEFDVVPGVPAAQSCAARLGAPLVNDTVSVSLSDHLVPMPEIESRLHSVASENFTITVYNPWSRKRRENFQKCCEILLTHRDADTPVGIVHGAGREDEQVMITELGELEELGESEIIDMTTTIVVGTEDTYVWDDRMVTPRGYETKYDY, encoded by the coding sequence ATGAGTACGGATACCAATGCAGACACGGACGCCGAATCGAGTTCGAAGTGCGGCGCATCGACGAGCGAAACCGAAACCGAACCTGAGACCGGGACGAACGCCTCCTCGGGATCGAAGTGCGGGGCCTCGAGTTCGTCGTCTTCCGGTTCCAAGTGCGGCGCGTCGAACTCCGACGACGAGAGCGACTCCCACGAGCAGGAGGTCGGCGCGACCGTCGCCGACTTCGACGCCGAGCCGGGACAGCTGACCGCCGTCGGGCTCGGTCCCGGCCACCCGGAGGGGATGACCGAGCGCGCCAAGACGGCGCTGCTCGAGGCCGACCACATCGTCGGCTACACGACGTACATCGAGCTGATTCCCGACGAGATCACCGAGCAGGCCGACGAGATCTACGACACGCCGATGTGCGGCGAGGTCTCCCGCACCGAGGAGTCGATCGACCGCACGCTCGCGGGCAACGACGTCGCCATCGTCGGCAGCGGCGATCCCAACGTCTACGCGCTGGCCGGCCTCGCACTGGAGATCCTCGAGTCCAAGGGCGCGACCGCGTCGATGGTCGAGTTCGACGTCGTGCCGGGCGTCCCGGCCGCCCAGTCCTGCGCGGCGCGGCTGGGCGCGCCGCTGGTCAACGACACCGTCTCGGTTTCGCTGTCGGATCACCTCGTCCCGATGCCCGAGATCGAGTCGCGGCTCCACTCCGTCGCGAGCGAGAACTTCACGATCACGGTCTACAACCCGTGGAGCCGCAAGCGCCGGGAGAACTTCCAGAAGTGTTGTGAGATCCTGCTGACTCACCGCGACGCCGACACGCCGGTCGGCATCGTCCACGGCGCCGGCCGCGAGGACGAACAGGTGATGATCACCGAACTCGGCGAACTCGAGGAACTCGGCGAGAGCGAGATAATCGACATGACGACGACGATCGTCGTCGGCACCGAGGACACCTACGTCTGGGACGACCGGATGGTCACGCCGCGGGGCTACGAGACGAAGTACGACTACTGA
- a CDS encoding ferredoxin has protein sequence MPAYRITIEKDACDGIFACLTRDPRFVEGEDGLATIDPDADPVYDCEGDVTDTEQQVVATFDDDRIDEAKQAAAACPTDAIIVEEVDE, from the coding sequence ATGCCGGCCTACCGGATCACCATCGAGAAGGACGCCTGCGACGGCATCTTCGCCTGCCTGACCCGCGACCCGCGGTTCGTCGAGGGAGAGGACGGCCTCGCGACGATCGACCCCGACGCGGACCCCGTCTACGACTGCGAGGGCGACGTTACGGATACCGAACAGCAGGTCGTCGCGACGTTCGACGACGACCGCATCGACGAGGCGAAGCAGGCCGCCGCGGCCTGTCCGACGGACGCGATTATCGTCGAAGAGGTGGACGAATGA